Proteins encoded by one window of Saprospiraceae bacterium:
- a CDS encoding type I restriction endonuclease: MDLRGSLDVLRNGFVDYGVRFQMAFFQPASGLNPDAVDLYNKNHLKVYRQIYYSTKNRNSVDVLLSLNGIPVATLELKNQFTGQNVGNALKQYSSTRDNREILFAFKKRCLVHFAVDQDEVFMTTKLEGSKTYWLPFNKGANKGKGNPQNPDGYRTAYLWENILQKDSWMEIIQRFVHLQTEEFESEGRIYKKEKLIFPRYHQLDAVRSIGENVLQVGIGKNYLIQHSAGSGKSNSIAWLAYRLSSLHNAMDERIFDSVIVVTDRKVLDQQLQNTIYQFEHKTGVVQKIDKDSMQLASALGYGTNIIITTLQKFPFVVDKVGELPERKYAVIIDEAHSSQGGEASKKLKEVLASKSLEQAETDDTDDYSGDDFVREQIERSAAARGQQPNISFFAFTATPKYKTLQVFGDKDESGKPKPFHLYSMRQAIEEGFILDVLQNYTTYELYFKLTKAIEEDPNLNKKKAAKAIGKFVSLHPHNLAQKTEIIIEHFRDIVSKKIGGKAKAMLVCGSRLHAKRYFEEVGKYIKTKGYENEIKILVAFSGKVIDDNALDGVSEPEMTGYSEKELPTIFEKDEYKILIVADKYQTGFDQPLLHTMYVDKKLSGVKAVQTLSRLNRMHPGKEDTFVLDFANDRQTILDSFQPYYEITSVTEETDINHLYDLKARLDEFQVYWTQEIEAFANVYFDPKTKLNNPKQQKYLYAFTDPAVDRFKAIAEQEKQDEFKKGLRSWTNLYAFLSQIMPFIDSEFEKFYAYAKLFQTRLPKRELSESLHLDDEVALEYYRLQKIKEGSIELQKGEEGELSGTSEAGLKRAKDEEALLSEIINVLNDRFGTEFEEADKLFFDQIEAELMEDETLQTQARVNKIDTFKFAFNDKFIDKLIGRMDQNQEIFEKILEDEMFGDLVKELMMKKIYKKLNE, from the coding sequence ATGGACCTGCGGGGCAGTTTAGATGTGCTTCGCAATGGTTTTGTAGATTATGGCGTGCGTTTTCAAATGGCGTTTTTCCAGCCTGCTTCGGGTTTGAATCCTGATGCGGTGGATTTATACAACAAAAACCATCTGAAAGTATATCGCCAAATCTACTACAGCACCAAAAACAGAAATTCGGTTGATGTACTGCTTTCACTTAACGGTATTCCCGTTGCTACCTTAGAACTCAAAAACCAATTTACAGGACAGAATGTAGGCAATGCCTTAAAGCAATACAGCAGCACAAGAGACAATCGGGAAATCCTTTTTGCCTTTAAGAAAAGGTGTTTGGTGCACTTTGCCGTTGACCAAGACGAAGTGTTTATGACCACCAAACTGGAGGGCAGTAAAACCTATTGGTTGCCGTTCAACAAAGGAGCAAACAAGGGCAAAGGCAATCCACAAAATCCTGATGGTTACCGCACAGCCTATTTGTGGGAAAACATCCTGCAAAAAGACAGTTGGATGGAAATCATTCAACGATTTGTGCATTTACAAACCGAAGAGTTTGAGTCGGAAGGCAGAATCTACAAAAAAGAAAAGCTGATTTTCCCAAGATACCACCAACTAGATGCTGTAAGAAGCATTGGCGAAAATGTTTTACAAGTTGGCATTGGGAAAAATTACCTGATTCAGCATTCCGCAGGTTCTGGCAAGAGTAATTCCATTGCCTGGTTGGCTTATCGCTTATCCAGTTTACACAACGCAATGGACGAGCGAATTTTTGATTCGGTCATTGTAGTAACCGACAGGAAAGTACTTGACCAACAATTGCAAAACACCATTTACCAATTTGAGCATAAAACAGGGGTCGTTCAAAAAATAGACAAAGACAGTATGCAATTGGCTTCTGCCTTGGGTTATGGCACCAATATCATCATTACTACTTTACAGAAATTTCCTTTTGTAGTGGACAAAGTAGGTGAATTGCCCGAAAGAAAATATGCGGTAATCATTGATGAAGCCCACAGTTCACAAGGAGGCGAAGCCAGTAAAAAACTCAAAGAAGTATTGGCTTCAAAATCATTGGAGCAAGCAGAAACGGACGACACAGATGATTATTCAGGAGACGATTTTGTAAGAGAGCAAATTGAAAGGTCGGCAGCAGCAAGAGGACAACAACCTAATATTTCGTTTTTTGCATTTACAGCCACGCCAAAATATAAAACATTACAAGTCTTTGGAGACAAAGACGAAAGTGGAAAACCTAAACCCTTCCATTTGTACTCCATGCGTCAAGCCATTGAAGAAGGGTTCATTTTGGATGTATTGCAAAACTACACCACCTATGAACTTTACTTCAAACTGACCAAAGCCATTGAAGAAGATCCCAATCTCAATAAGAAAAAAGCAGCCAAAGCCATTGGGAAATTTGTTTCCCTGCATCCGCACAACCTGGCCCAGAAAACGGAAATCATCATTGAGCATTTCAGAGACATCGTTTCCAAGAAAATCGGTGGTAAGGCAAAAGCCATGTTGGTGTGTGGTTCGAGACTTCATGCCAAGCGTTATTTTGAAGAAGTTGGCAAATATATCAAGACCAAAGGCTATGAAAACGAAATCAAAATATTGGTAGCGTTTTCGGGAAAAGTAATTGATGACAATGCACTTGATGGCGTTTCAGAGCCTGAAATGACCGGCTACAGTGAAAAGGAATTGCCGACTATTTTTGAAAAAGACGAGTACAAAATCTTGATTGTAGCGGATAAGTACCAAACAGGATTTGACCAGCCTTTGCTGCATACCATGTATGTAGATAAAAAGCTTTCAGGTGTTAAGGCTGTTCAAACACTTTCTCGACTCAACAGAATGCACCCAGGCAAGGAAGATACATTTGTGTTGGACTTTGCCAATGACCGGCAAACCATTTTAGATTCTTTTCAGCCCTACTACGAAATTACTTCCGTAACCGAAGAAACCGACATCAACCATTTGTATGACCTCAAAGCAAGATTAGATGAATTTCAAGTGTATTGGACACAAGAAATTGAAGCCTTTGCCAATGTGTATTTCGACCCCAAAACGAAGCTGAACAACCCAAAACAGCAAAAGTATTTGTATGCTTTCACTGACCCAGCGGTTGACCGGTTTAAAGCCATTGCAGAGCAAGAAAAACAGGACGAGTTCAAAAAAGGCTTGCGTTCATGGACAAACTTGTATGCTTTCCTTTCTCAAATCATGCCTTTTATTGATTCGGAATTTGAAAAGTTTTATGCCTATGCCAAGCTGTTTCAAACCCGACTTCCAAAACGTGAACTTTCAGAATCATTGCATTTAGATGATGAAGTGGCTTTAGAATATTATCGTTTACAAAAGATAAAGGAAGGTTCAATTGAATTGCAAAAAGGAGAAGAAGGCGAATTAAGTGGAACATCAGAAGCAGGACTAAAACGAGCTAAAGATGAAGAAGCGCTACTTTCTGAAATTATCAATGTACTCAATGACCGTTTCGGGACAGAATTTGAAGAAGCCGACAAACTTTTCTTTGACCAAATAGAAGCCGAATTAATGGAAGATGAAACCTTGCAAACACAGGCAAGAGTGAACAAAATTGACACTTTCAAATTCGCGTTTAATGACAAATTTATTGACAAATTGATTGGCCGTATGGACCAAAATCAGGAAATATTTGAAAAAATACTTGAGGATGAAATGTTTGGCGACTTAGTGAAAGAACTAATGATGAAAAAGATATATAAAAAACTGAACGAATAA
- a CDS encoding MAE_28990/MAE_18760 family HEPN-like nuclease, which produces MIDVRLDFRERVSQIDRYLTLVWVSDSNVAIDNLDTINSNKVNLNDGSKIELSALLEGGNKLQFDQELSKILKSNAILLYYNLIEGTISLVLNEVFDKINQERSKYDLMTLSIKKIWLKYKHRSFGVGNFKDDDYILSTIESIINEIIEIQPKSVRDYELGNRTVYNYEAYCKETNSNDISGNLDAREIRNIFSLYGLPEISQRCDSMLKVKNKRNSLAHGNETFAQVGSNFTIDDLFRMKIEIIGFLENVLNEVEAFLRDKKYLKANA; this is translated from the coding sequence ATGATTGATGTTCGACTTGATTTTCGAGAGCGAGTTTCCCAAATAGATAGATATCTTACTCTAGTTTGGGTTTCTGATAGCAATGTAGCAATTGACAATCTTGATACAATAAATAGTAACAAAGTCAATCTTAATGATGGTTCTAAAATAGAACTATCAGCTTTATTGGAAGGGGGCAACAAATTACAATTTGATCAAGAACTTAGTAAAATTCTTAAATCAAATGCCATTTTATTGTACTACAATCTAATCGAGGGCACTATCAGTTTAGTCTTGAACGAGGTTTTTGATAAAATTAATCAAGAGAGGAGCAAATATGACCTGATGACACTCTCGATCAAAAAAATTTGGCTTAAATACAAACATCGATCTTTTGGAGTTGGCAATTTCAAGGATGATGATTACATTCTTTCTACAATAGAATCAATAATCAATGAGATAATTGAAATTCAACCTAAGTCAGTACGTGATTACGAATTAGGTAATAGAACAGTATATAATTATGAAGCATATTGTAAAGAAACTAATTCCAATGACATTTCTGGAAATTTAGATGCACGAGAAATAAGGAACATTTTCTCATTATATGGTTTACCTGAGATTAGTCAGAGATGTGACTCAATGTTGAAAGTTAAAAACAAGAGAAATAGTCTTGCGCATGGAAATGAAACTTTTGCACAAGTTGGCTCGAATTTCACTATTGATGATCTCTTTAGAATGAAAATAGAAATAATCGGATTTCTTGAGAATGTTTTGAATGAAGTTGAGGCTTTTTTGAGAGATAAAAAATATTTAAAGGCGAATGCATAA
- a CDS encoding DUF262 domain-containing protein: MPTEQQIEQIENQIREKQKTVDYDVKEYPVEILVGKYKNGKETGENEIFIPPYQRSFQWEPDRQSKFIESILLGLPIPYIFTAENEDGRLEIVDGSQRIRTLENFLSNNLELHDLEILNYCNGLKYLDFPVSRQRKINNTSLRMIVLSEHSDEDARFMLFERINSGSLILQAMETRKGSLPGPFTDFVYECANDEQFRRLTRFTPKTEKRGEPQELVLRFFAYSENLDNYTGYVNEFLDEFTKGKNEEFDQDQMFGEFRNMLNYVEDNFEHGFLKGGHHTSTPRVRFEAISVGVNLALRANSSPTTAVNTWLDTEGFIAEVTGSSTNTPVRLKSRIEFVRDKILGI, encoded by the coding sequence ATGCCAACAGAACAACAGATAGAACAAATAGAAAACCAAATCAGGGAAAAACAAAAAACTGTTGACTATGATGTGAAAGAATACCCTGTAGAGATTCTAGTCGGAAAATATAAAAATGGTAAGGAAACTGGAGAAAATGAAATTTTCATCCCTCCTTATCAAAGGTCATTTCAATGGGAACCAGATAGACAATCAAAATTTATTGAGTCAATCCTTTTAGGCCTACCCATACCATACATATTTACTGCGGAAAATGAAGATGGAAGGTTAGAAATTGTTGATGGATCTCAAAGAATCAGAACTCTTGAGAATTTTTTAAGCAATAACCTAGAGCTACATGACTTAGAAATATTGAATTATTGCAATGGCCTAAAATATCTGGATTTTCCAGTAAGTCGTCAAAGGAAAATAAACAATACAAGTTTAAGAATGATTGTGCTTTCTGAGCATAGTGATGAGGATGCCCGATTCATGCTATTCGAAAGGATTAATTCTGGAAGTCTGATCCTTCAGGCGATGGAAACAAGGAAAGGATCACTTCCTGGTCCTTTTACAGATTTTGTTTATGAATGTGCAAATGACGAGCAGTTTAGAAGATTAACTAGGTTTACTCCGAAAACAGAAAAAAGAGGAGAACCTCAAGAACTTGTACTAAGGTTTTTTGCCTATTCTGAAAATTTAGACAATTACACGGGTTATGTAAATGAATTTCTAGATGAATTTACCAAAGGTAAAAATGAAGAATTCGATCAAGATCAAATGTTTGGTGAATTCAGAAATATGCTAAATTATGTAGAAGATAATTTTGAGCATGGTTTCTTAAAAGGTGGACACCACACTTCTACACCACGTGTTAGATTTGAGGCAATTTCAGTAGGCGTAAACCTAGCATTGCGTGCAAATAGTTCACCTACAACAGCTGTTAACACTTGGCTAGACACTGAAGGATTTATCGCTGAAGTAACGGGTAGTTCAACCAATACACCAGTACGTCTAAAAAGTAGAATAGAATTTGTGAGAGATAAAATCTTGGGTATATGA
- a CDS encoding tetratricopeptide repeat protein, whose protein sequence is MQFKWNSVKIEGNNNLVLQDADGNIETLAVQEFISLFTKEKDKYIKLLEKSLYDKEKIENLSNSEIQHLSQELQKATEEKSILENRISLMLEEFNGKDFSQAGELYQEAFHLFMQGKLDEALDILPEARLQEELLKIERQEQSAHQAREKLADTHILKAQMLQLKFDFETAAVNYEKAVAIFGDWGNHLEAANFYKFLNQFHLALLYYEGSLKLANENYQRATTLNNLANLHWAKNEFSKAEAAYEEALKIRRELAAVNPQTYLPDVATTLNNLAILHSDKNEFSKAEAAYEEALTTYRELAAVNPQTYLPDVATTLNNLAILHSDKNEFSKAEAAYEEALTTYRELAAVNPQTYLPDVATTLNNLAILHSDKNEFSKAEAAYEEALTTYRELAAVNPQTYLPDVATTLNNLANLHSDKNEFSKAEAAYEEALKIRRELAAVNPQTYLPYVATTLNNLAILHRAKNEFSKAEAAYEEALKIRRELAAVNPQTYLPDVAMTLNNLAILHRAKNEFSKAEAAYEEALKIRRELAAVNPQTYLPDVATTLNNLANLHWAKNEFSKAEAAYEEALKIRRELAAVNPQTYLPDVATTLNNLANLHSDKNEFSKAEAAYEEALKIRRELAAVNPQTYLPYVAGTLNNLANLHWAKNEFSKAEAAYEEALKIRRELAAVNPQTYLPYVAMTLNNLANLHSDKNEFSKAEAAYEEALTTYRELAAVNPQTYLPDVATTLNNLAVLHRAKNEFSKAEAAYEEALKTYRELAAVNPQTYLPYVAMTLNNLANLHSDKNEFSKAEVAYEEALKIRRELAAVNPQTYLPYVAGTLNNLANLHWAKNEFSKAEAAYEEALKIRRELAAVNPQTYLPDVATTLNNLAVLHSDKNEFSKAEAAYEEALKIRRELAAVNPQTYLPDVAMTAVNLSIFYWKSITDMEKSLALAKETLQCSLPFVQDLPAAENYARAAMQVVESWGMDAQLFLQEVIAEYKQDEE, encoded by the coding sequence ATGCAATTCAAATGGAATTCAGTAAAAATTGAGGGCAATAACAACCTCGTTTTGCAAGACGCCGACGGCAACATCGAGACTCTTGCTGTTCAGGAGTTTATCTCCTTATTCACCAAAGAAAAAGACAAGTACATTAAGCTGCTTGAAAAATCCCTTTACGACAAAGAGAAAATTGAAAATCTTTCTAATAGCGAAATCCAACACCTTTCACAAGAACTACAAAAAGCCACTGAAGAGAAATCCATTCTCGAAAATCGTATCAGCTTGATGCTGGAAGAGTTCAATGGCAAGGACTTCTCACAGGCCGGCGAGCTCTACCAGGAAGCCTTCCATCTTTTCATGCAAGGGAAACTAGATGAAGCGCTGGACATACTCCCCGAAGCCAGGCTTCAGGAAGAACTACTCAAAATCGAACGACAGGAACAATCTGCTCACCAAGCCCGCGAAAAGTTGGCAGACACCCATATTCTGAAAGCCCAAATGCTCCAACTAAAGTTTGATTTTGAGACTGCCGCCGTCAATTATGAGAAAGCAGTCGCAATCTTTGGTGATTGGGGAAACCACCTCGAAGCCGCCAATTTTTATAAATTTTTGAATCAATTTCACCTTGCTCTGCTATACTACGAAGGTTCTCTTAAGCTTGCCAATGAGAATTATCAAAGAGCTACTACCCTGAACAATCTGGCTAATTTACACTGGGCTAAAAATGAGTTTTCCAAAGCCGAAGCCGCCTATGAGGAAGCCCTTAAAATCCGAAGGGAATTAGCCGCGGTCAACCCACAAACCTACCTACCGGATGTGGCTACTACCCTGAACAATCTGGCGATTTTACACAGTGATAAAAATGAGTTTTCCAAAGCCGAAGCCGCCTATGAGGAAGCCCTTACAACCTACCGGGAATTAGCCGCGGTCAACCCACAAACCTACCTACCGGATGTGGCTACTACCCTGAACAATCTGGCGATTTTACACAGTGATAAAAATGAGTTTTCCAAAGCCGAAGCCGCCTATGAGGAAGCCCTTACAACCTACCGGGAATTAGCCGCGGTCAACCCACAAACCTACCTACCGGATGTGGCTACTACCCTGAACAATCTGGCGATTTTACACAGTGATAAAAATGAGTTTTCCAAAGCCGAAGCCGCCTATGAGGAAGCCCTTACAACCTACCGGGAATTAGCCGCGGTCAACCCACAAACCTACCTACCGGATGTGGCTACTACCCTGAACAATCTGGCTAATTTACACAGTGATAAAAATGAGTTTTCCAAAGCCGAAGCCGCCTATGAGGAAGCCCTTAAAATCCGAAGGGAATTAGCCGCGGTCAACCCACAAACCTACCTACCGTATGTGGCTACTACCCTGAACAATCTGGCGATTTTACACAGGGCTAAAAATGAGTTTTCCAAAGCCGAAGCCGCCTATGAGGAAGCCCTTAAAATCCGAAGGGAATTAGCCGCGGTCAACCCACAAACCTACCTGCCGGATGTGGCGATGACCCTGAACAATCTGGCGATTTTACACAGGGCTAAAAATGAGTTTTCCAAAGCCGAAGCCGCCTATGAGGAAGCCCTTAAAATCCGAAGGGAATTAGCCGCGGTCAACCCACAAACCTACCTACCGGATGTGGCTACTACCCTGAACAATCTGGCTAATTTACACTGGGCTAAAAATGAGTTTTCCAAAGCCGAAGCCGCCTATGAGGAAGCCCTTAAAATCCGAAGGGAATTAGCCGCGGTCAACCCACAAACCTACCTGCCGGATGTGGCTACTACCCTGAACAATCTGGCTAATTTACACAGTGATAAAAATGAGTTTTCCAAAGCCGAAGCCGCCTATGAGGAAGCCCTTAAAATCCGAAGGGAATTAGCCGCGGTCAACCCACAAACCTACCTACCGTATGTGGCTGGCACCCTGAACAATCTGGCTAATTTACACTGGGCTAAAAATGAGTTTTCCAAAGCCGAAGCCGCCTATGAGGAAGCCCTTAAAATCCGAAGGGAATTAGCCGCGGTCAACCCACAAACCTACCTACCGTATGTGGCGATGACCCTGAACAATCTGGCTAATTTACACAGTGATAAAAATGAGTTTTCCAAAGCCGAAGCCGCCTATGAGGAAGCCCTTACAACCTACCGGGAATTAGCCGCGGTCAACCCACAAACCTACCTGCCGGATGTGGCTACTACCCTGAACAATCTGGCGGTTTTACACAGGGCTAAAAATGAGTTTTCCAAAGCCGAAGCCGCCTATGAGGAAGCCCTTAAAACCTACCGGGAATTAGCCGCGGTCAACCCACAAACCTACCTACCGTATGTGGCGATGACCTTGAACAATCTGGCTAATTTACATAGTGATAAAAATGAGTTTTCCAAAGCCGAAGTCGCCTATGAGGAAGCCCTTAAAATCCGAAGGGAATTAGCCGCGGTCAACCCACAAACCTACCTACCGTATGTGGCTGGCACCCTGAACAATCTGGCTAATTTACACTGGGCTAAAAATGAGTTTTCCAAAGCCGAAGCCGCCTATGAGGAAGCCCTTAAAATCCGAAGGGAATTAGCCGCGGTCAACCCACAAACCTACCTACCGGATGTGGCTACTACCCTGAACAATCTGGCGGTTTTACACAGTGATAAAAATGAGTTTTCCAAAGCCGAAGCCGCCTATGAGGAAGCCCTTAAAATCCGAAGGGAATTAGCCGCGGTCAACCCACAAACCTACCTACCGGATGTGGCGATGACCGCAGTAAACCTGAGTATTTTCTATTGGAAAAGCATCACTGATATGGAAAAATCACTGGCATTGGCTAAGGAGACACTACAATGTTCTTTGCCATTTGTCCAGGATTTGCCAGCCGCCGAAAACTATGCTCGTGCTGCTATGCAAGTAGTTGAATCCTGGGGGATGGATGCACAGCTTTTTTTGCAGGAAGTAATCGCCGAATACAAACAAGATGAGGAATAG